The following are encoded together in the Fundidesulfovibrio putealis DSM 16056 genome:
- a CDS encoding sensor histidine kinase, whose translation MIQFKELLGLTGKHEKSLGKWADVFLPRASELANRIEEFVRSRPQLRIILENQPLGKLNRNWSNWHTLIFTAGMGEDFMTHVWMSGQAHVIHNVDHRHVSLAYNLARAFLHEVAITGLPVTEQPQAITAIDRAVDFSMLIETDAFVTFATQCELEVIQGISHQVRNPVSIIGGSARKLLKMHQGDDATREIAEVILSEAVRLERMAKNVNAYMDITQHQAMFHRAELSVLIARATEKILATSPVPASALKVFLSPEADVLSGDPLELCILFACLLENAFQYADQQNPNISVTSVPSTTKDGFAMITIINNGVSFDQDKMGQAFSPFHSSQPTATGFGLPMARVIASKYFGNITLAPLEGHGTRCVVTLPVYDAAKAEAARIGASEQPNG comes from the coding sequence ATGATTCAATTCAAGGAGCTTCTCGGGCTCACCGGGAAGCATGAGAAGTCTCTTGGAAAATGGGCCGACGTTTTCCTGCCGAGGGCATCCGAACTGGCCAACCGCATCGAGGAATTCGTCCGCTCCAGGCCGCAGCTGCGCATCATCCTGGAGAACCAGCCCCTGGGCAAGCTGAACAGGAACTGGAGCAACTGGCACACGCTGATCTTCACGGCGGGCATGGGCGAGGACTTCATGACCCACGTCTGGATGAGCGGGCAGGCCCACGTGATCCACAACGTGGACCACCGCCACGTGAGCCTGGCCTACAACCTGGCCCGGGCCTTCCTGCACGAGGTGGCCATCACCGGCCTGCCCGTCACCGAGCAGCCCCAGGCCATCACCGCCATCGACCGCGCCGTGGACTTCTCCATGCTCATCGAGACCGATGCCTTCGTCACCTTCGCCACCCAGTGCGAGCTGGAGGTCATCCAGGGCATCTCGCACCAGGTGCGAAACCCGGTGTCGATCATCGGCGGCAGCGCCCGCAAACTTCTGAAAATGCACCAGGGCGACGACGCCACCCGCGAGATCGCCGAGGTCATCCTGTCGGAGGCGGTTCGCCTGGAGCGCATGGCCAAAAACGTCAACGCCTACATGGACATCACCCAGCATCAGGCCATGTTCCACCGGGCCGAGCTCTCCGTGCTGATCGCGCGCGCCACGGAAAAGATCCTGGCCACAAGCCCCGTGCCCGCCTCGGCGCTCAAGGTGTTCCTCTCGCCCGAGGCCGACGTGCTCTCCGGCGACCCGCTGGAGCTGTGCATCCTGTTCGCCTGCCTGCTGGAGAACGCCTTCCAGTACGCCGACCAGCAGAACCCCAACATCAGCGTGACGTCCGTACCCAGCACCACCAAGGACGGCTTCGCCATGATCACCATAATAAACAACGGCGTAAGCTTCGACCAGGACAAGATGGGCCAGGCCTTCAGCCCCTTCCACTCCTCCCAGCCCACGGCCACGGGCTTCGGCCTGCCCATGGCCCGGGTGATCGCCAGCAAGTACTTCGGCAACATCACCCTGGCCCCGCTGGAAGGGCACGGCACCCGCTGCGTGGTGACCCTGCCCGTGTACGACGCCGCCAAGGCGGAGGCCGCCCGGATCGGTGCGTCGGAGCAACCCAATGGCTGA
- a CDS encoding YbgA family protein translates to MADPADTRASAADRSSGDPSAARTPSGGVGQPGEKPIRLGVSACLLGQPVRFDAGHKHDRWITGELGRYVEFVPVCPEVEAGFGVPRESMRLVGDPEAPRLMTTKTGRDLTPIMTAWARKRADELAAEDLCGFIFKSKSPSSGMTRVKVYSEKGGMAVHKGVGLFAKAFMERFPLLPVEEEGRLLDARLRENFIERIFVLRSWRETATACARPGSCTMAAISGFHARHKLLIVAHSPEHARAMGRLVAHATDAESPELHASYEKLLLEALGKLATVPRTVNVLQHICGYFRKLITQDERQELIEVVDAYQRGLTPLIVPVTLINHHVRVQGVDYLAGQVFLKPHPLELKLRNYF, encoded by the coding sequence ATGGCTGACCCAGCCGACACGCGCGCGAGCGCCGCAGACCGGTCATCCGGGGACCCCAGCGCAGCCCGGACACCCTCCGGGGGCGTGGGCCAACCTGGCGAGAAGCCTATCCGCCTGGGCGTCAGCGCCTGCCTGCTGGGCCAGCCGGTGCGCTTCGACGCCGGACACAAGCACGACCGCTGGATAACCGGGGAGCTCGGGCGCTACGTGGAGTTCGTGCCGGTCTGTCCGGAGGTGGAGGCCGGGTTCGGCGTGCCGCGCGAATCCATGCGCCTGGTGGGCGACCCCGAAGCCCCGAGGCTCATGACCACAAAGACCGGGCGGGACCTGACCCCCATCATGACCGCCTGGGCCAGGAAACGCGCGGACGAGCTGGCCGCAGAGGACCTGTGCGGCTTCATCTTCAAGAGCAAGTCGCCTTCTTCTGGCATGACGCGGGTGAAGGTCTATTCCGAGAAGGGCGGCATGGCTGTCCACAAGGGCGTGGGCCTGTTCGCCAAAGCCTTCATGGAGCGCTTCCCTCTGCTGCCTGTGGAAGAGGAAGGCCGCCTGTTGGACGCCCGGCTGCGCGAGAACTTCATCGAGCGCATCTTCGTGCTGCGCTCCTGGCGCGAGACGGCCACGGCCTGCGCCCGCCCCGGAAGCTGCACCATGGCCGCCATCAGCGGCTTCCACGCCAGGCACAAGCTGCTGATCGTAGCCCACAGCCCGGAACACGCCCGCGCCATGGGGCGCCTCGTGGCCCACGCCACAGACGCCGAGAGCCCGGAGCTCCACGCCAGCTACGAGAAGCTGCTGCTGGAGGCGCTGGGCAAGCTGGCCACCGTGCCCCGCACGGTGAACGTGCTCCAGCACATCTGCGGCTACTTCCGCAAACTCATCACCCAGGACGAGCGCCAGGAGCTGATCGAAGTGGTGGATGCCTACCAGCGGGGGCTCACCCCGCTCATCGTGCCGGTGACGCTCATCAACCACCACGTGCGCGTGCAGGGAGTGGACTATCTGGCCGGGCAGGTGTTCCTGAAGCCGCACCCGCTGGAACTCAAGCTGCGAAACTACTTCTGA
- a CDS encoding FAD-dependent oxidoreductase, which yields MITVIGCGVIGLTSALRLREAGRDVQILAERLPPHTTSDKAGALCFPFKAGPPERCLGWAEESLGVYSREAALPGAFVTETDCLVLEASPARNIPWQMARLGPERMRRATPSELPGGYADGFVIRVPLLQCGPYLHSLMERFLAAGGLIRQASFERLEDAPGDAIVNCSGLGAHVLATDELVAPVSGHILAVRPAPASAPVRCFICEGGTDTGGAPTYAFPRPDRCVLGGTAVHGDWDETVDPDVIRSIRERTARIEPALAGAEEVSRYVGLRPYRPEVRLEAGRLPDGRPVVHNYGHGGSGWTLSWGCAAEVLMLI from the coding sequence ATGATCACCGTTATCGGCTGCGGCGTCATCGGCCTGACCAGCGCCCTGAGGCTGCGCGAGGCCGGGCGCGACGTGCAGATCCTGGCCGAACGCCTGCCTCCGCACACCACTTCGGACAAGGCCGGAGCCCTGTGCTTCCCCTTCAAGGCCGGACCGCCCGAGCGCTGCCTGGGCTGGGCCGAGGAGTCGCTTGGCGTCTATTCCCGTGAGGCCGCCCTGCCCGGAGCCTTCGTCACCGAAACCGACTGCCTGGTGCTGGAAGCCTCCCCAGCCCGGAACATCCCCTGGCAGATGGCGCGACTGGGGCCGGAGCGCATGCGCCGCGCCACACCGTCCGAACTGCCCGGCGGCTACGCGGACGGCTTCGTGATCCGGGTGCCGCTCCTCCAGTGCGGACCGTACCTGCACTCGCTCATGGAGCGCTTCCTGGCTGCTGGCGGACTCATCCGGCAGGCGAGTTTCGAACGCCTGGAGGACGCCCCCGGAGACGCCATCGTCAACTGCTCCGGCCTGGGCGCGCACGTGCTTGCGACAGACGAGCTGGTCGCGCCGGTGAGCGGGCATATCCTGGCCGTGCGTCCTGCTCCAGCGTCCGCCCCGGTGCGCTGCTTCATATGCGAAGGGGGTACGGATACCGGCGGCGCGCCAACCTACGCCTTCCCCCGCCCGGACCGCTGCGTGCTGGGCGGCACCGCCGTGCACGGCGACTGGGACGAGACTGTGGACCCCGACGTCATCCGCTCCATCCGGGAGCGCACCGCCCGCATCGAGCCCGCCCTGGCAGGCGCGGAGGAAGTGAGCCGCTACGTGGGCCTTCGCCCCTACCGCCCCGAGGTGCGCCTGGAGGCAGGCCGCCTGCCCGACGGTCGGCCCGTGGTCCATAACTACGGCCACGGCGGCTCGGGCTGGACCCTGTCCTGGGGCTGCGCGGCGGAAGTCCTCATGCTGATCTGA
- a CDS encoding phosphatidylserine decarboxylase family protein has translation MHKPYISLTPEGWPSILLAGSATLVFALLGWAIPAVLGLMVLALLLNFFRDPERFVPHEPDLAVAPADGRVIIVAPATDPMTGEERTRVCIFMNVFNVHVNRACVAGTVSAMRYWEGKFINASFDKASSDNERLAVQIAEKDGSTWTMVQIAGLIARRIIPWAQKGDTVERGQRYGMIKFGSRVDVYLPQGYQPCVTVGTRTAAGQTVIAKRCE, from the coding sequence ATGCATAAGCCGTACATCTCGCTCACTCCCGAGGGCTGGCCCTCCATCCTGCTGGCCGGTTCCGCCACCCTGGTGTTCGCGCTTTTGGGCTGGGCCATCCCCGCCGTGCTGGGCCTTATGGTCCTGGCGCTGCTCCTGAACTTCTTCCGCGACCCCGAGCGCTTCGTGCCCCACGAGCCGGACCTGGCCGTGGCCCCCGCCGACGGCCGGGTGATCATCGTGGCCCCGGCCACCGACCCCATGACCGGCGAGGAGCGCACCCGCGTGTGCATCTTCATGAACGTGTTCAACGTGCACGTGAACCGCGCCTGCGTGGCCGGAACCGTCAGCGCCATGCGCTACTGGGAAGGCAAATTCATAAACGCCAGCTTCGACAAGGCCTCCTCGGACAACGAGCGCCTGGCCGTGCAGATCGCCGAGAAGGACGGCTCCACCTGGACCATGGTGCAGATCGCGGGGCTCATCGCCCGGCGCATCATCCCCTGGGCCCAGAAGGGCGACACGGTCGAGCGCGGGCAGCGCTACGGCATGATCAAGTTCGGCTCACGGGTTGACGTGTACCTCCCGCAGGGCTATCAACCATGCGTAACAGTCGGCACGCGCACTGCGGCCGGCCAGACGGTCATCGCGAAGCGCTGCGAGTAA
- the pssA gene encoding CDP-diacylglycerol--serine O-phosphatidyltransferase produces the protein MDEPVRKPPARGVYILPNLITTASLFSGFMGILWAISGQFENCAVAILVSCVLDGLDGKVARMTNTSSDFGVQFDSLCDLVAFGVSPAIMVYQWELSRFGHLGLMASFLLVACGALRLARFNIITKTANKKFFVGLPIPAQACTVATFYLFAQYLPSDWQAYMPKVCLGMVYILSFLMVSRVRYASFKEYGLIKAHPFSMMVTAILLFVLVASQPKLLGFLIFAGYILSGIIYTYLILPRRAAVREPSEELPS, from the coding sequence ATGGACGAACCCGTTCGGAAGCCTCCGGCGCGGGGAGTATACATCCTCCCCAACCTGATCACCACCGCCAGCCTCTTCTCAGGCTTTATGGGAATCCTGTGGGCCATCTCCGGGCAGTTCGAGAACTGCGCCGTGGCCATCCTGGTCAGCTGCGTGCTGGACGGGCTGGACGGCAAGGTGGCCCGCATGACCAACACCAGCTCCGACTTCGGCGTGCAGTTCGACTCCCTGTGCGATCTGGTGGCCTTCGGCGTTTCCCCGGCCATCATGGTCTACCAGTGGGAGCTGTCGCGCTTCGGGCACCTGGGGCTCATGGCCTCGTTCCTGCTGGTGGCCTGCGGGGCGCTCAGGCTTGCCCGCTTCAACATCATCACCAAGACCGCCAACAAGAAGTTCTTCGTGGGCCTGCCCATCCCGGCCCAGGCCTGCACCGTGGCCACCTTCTACCTGTTCGCGCAGTATCTGCCCTCGGACTGGCAGGCCTACATGCCCAAGGTGTGCCTGGGCATGGTGTACATCCTGTCCTTTCTCATGGTCAGCCGGGTGCGCTACGCATCCTTCAAGGAATACGGGCTCATAAAGGCCCACCCGTTCTCCATGATGGTCACGGCCATCCTGCTTTTCGTTCTGGTGGCCTCGCAGCCCAAGCTGCTGGGCTTCCTGATCTTCGCGGGCTACATCCTATCAGGCATCATCTACACCTACTTGATCTTGCCCCGGCGCGCGGCCGTTCGCGAACCAAGCGAAGAGCTGCCGTCCTGA
- a CDS encoding HAD family hydrolase has protein sequence MLDFGGVLAEEGFAEGMKAIARENGLDEAVIWRAGLAAVWDSGYVFGRSDEAGFWRLFKERTGLVGDEAHWREDILSRFTVRAWMPPIITRLRERGLTTAMLSDQTDWLALLDSRQDFFKYFDVVLNSYHHNMTKKEPEFFLLALRETGLTPESTLFVDDNPGNVERARALGLKAHLYVDREGFEAEIARLCPEALGR, from the coding sequence TTGCTCGATTTTGGCGGCGTCCTGGCCGAGGAGGGCTTCGCCGAAGGCATGAAGGCCATCGCCCGCGAGAACGGGCTGGACGAGGCCGTCATCTGGCGCGCCGGCCTTGCTGCCGTGTGGGACAGCGGATACGTGTTCGGCAGGTCGGACGAGGCCGGATTCTGGCGGCTCTTCAAGGAGCGCACCGGCCTTGTCGGCGACGAGGCCCACTGGCGCGAAGACATCCTCTCGCGCTTCACCGTGCGCGCCTGGATGCCCCCGATCATCACGCGCCTTCGCGAACGGGGCCTGACCACGGCCATGCTGTCCGACCAGACCGACTGGCTGGCGCTTCTTGATTCCCGCCAGGATTTTTTCAAATATTTCGACGTGGTGCTGAACAGCTACCACCATAACATGACCAAGAAGGAGCCGGAATTCTTCCTGCTGGCCCTGCGTGAGACGGGCTTAACGCCTGAGTCCACGCTGTTCGTGGACGACAACCCCGGCAACGTGGAGCGCGCCCGCGCCCTGGGCCTCAAGGCCCATCTGTATGTGGACCGCGAAGGCTTCGAGGCTGAGATCGCCCGGCTGTGCCCCGAGGCGCTTGGCCGGTAG
- a CDS encoding 2-isopropylmalate synthase produces the protein MSDRVVIFDTTLRDGEQSPGATMNQDEKLRLARQLEILGVDVIEAGFPAASEGDFQAVKAIAAAVKGVQVAGLCRALPSDITRCFEAIKGAQNPRIHTFLATSPLHMRHKLNKSPEQVLEMLQAGVTLAASLTPNVEFSCEDASRSERDFLAVAVEKAIACGATTINIPDTVGYAQPQEFYDLIKFLLATVPNASKAVFSVHCHNDLGLAAANTLAALAAGARQAEVTLCGIGERAGNASLEEVVMALKTRSCLYNLETGVKGEQIYPSSRLLSMIIGQPIPPYKPIIGGNAFAHESGIHQAGVLKCPETYEIMTPQSVGRAGNEMVLGKHSGRNAVKARLEELGFALTEEQVTQMTEAVKQLADKKKNIFSEDLEALVLEDIYRLPDKYKLRKLSVLSGNMGVSPVAAVVLEVDGREEKLSSFGVGPIDAVFNTISQLTSRSPVLKQYAVNAVTSGTDAQGEVTVRLEEGGHKSVGRGSDADVIVASAKAYVNALNRLAKKEEERECATL, from the coding sequence ATGTCCGACCGTGTCGTCATATTCGACACCACCCTGCGCGACGGCGAGCAGTCTCCCGGCGCAACCATGAACCAGGACGAGAAGCTCCGCCTCGCCCGGCAACTGGAAATCCTCGGGGTGGACGTGATCGAGGCGGGATTCCCCGCCGCCAGCGAAGGCGACTTCCAGGCCGTCAAGGCCATCGCCGCCGCCGTCAAGGGCGTGCAGGTGGCTGGACTCTGCCGGGCGCTGCCTTCCGACATCACCCGCTGCTTCGAGGCCATCAAGGGTGCGCAAAACCCGCGCATCCACACCTTTCTGGCCACCTCCCCGCTGCACATGCGCCACAAGCTGAACAAGTCGCCCGAGCAGGTGCTGGAGATGCTCCAGGCCGGGGTGACCCTGGCCGCGTCGCTCACGCCCAACGTGGAGTTCTCCTGCGAGGACGCCTCGCGCTCCGAACGCGATTTCCTGGCCGTGGCCGTGGAAAAGGCCATCGCCTGCGGGGCCACCACAATCAACATCCCCGACACCGTGGGATACGCCCAGCCCCAGGAATTCTACGACCTGATAAAGTTCCTGCTGGCCACGGTGCCCAACGCCTCCAAGGCCGTCTTCAGCGTGCACTGCCACAACGACCTGGGGCTGGCTGCGGCCAACACCCTGGCCGCCCTGGCCGCAGGCGCGAGACAGGCCGAGGTGACCCTGTGCGGCATCGGCGAACGCGCGGGCAACGCCTCGCTCGAGGAAGTGGTCATGGCCCTCAAGACCCGCTCCTGTCTCTACAATCTGGAAACCGGCGTGAAGGGCGAGCAGATCTATCCGTCCTCGCGCCTTCTTTCCATGATCATCGGCCAGCCCATCCCGCCCTACAAGCCCATCATCGGCGGCAACGCCTTCGCCCACGAATCCGGCATCCATCAGGCCGGGGTGCTCAAGTGCCCCGAGACCTACGAGATCATGACGCCCCAGTCCGTGGGCCGCGCCGGAAACGAGATGGTGCTCGGCAAGCATTCGGGCAGAAACGCCGTGAAGGCCCGCCTGGAGGAGCTCGGCTTCGCCCTTACCGAGGAGCAGGTCACCCAGATGACCGAGGCCGTGAAGCAGCTGGCCGACAAGAAAAAGAACATCTTTTCCGAGGACCTGGAAGCCCTGGTGCTCGAAGACATCTACCGCCTGCCCGACAAGTACAAGCTCCGGAAACTCTCGGTGCTCTCCGGCAACATGGGGGTCTCCCCAGTCGCCGCCGTGGTTCTCGAAGTGGACGGGCGGGAGGAGAAACTGTCCAGTTTCGGCGTCGGCCCCATCGACGCCGTGTTCAACACCATCAGCCAACTCACGAGCCGTAGCCCAGTGCTCAAGCAGTACGCGGTCAACGCGGTCACCAGCGGCACCGACGCCCAGGGAGAGGTGACCGTGCGTCTGGAGGAGGGCGGACACAAGTCCGTGGGACGAGGCTCCGACGCCGACGTCATCGTCGCCAGCGCCAAGGCCTACGTCAACGCCCTCAACCGGTTGGCCAAAAAGGAGGAAGAGAGGGAATGCGCCACACTTTAG